The Dasypus novemcinctus isolate mDasNov1 chromosome 12, mDasNov1.1.hap2, whole genome shotgun sequence genome includes a window with the following:
- the LOC101439778 gene encoding olfactory receptor 8S1-like produces the protein MALGNHSTILEFVLLGLSADPHIQALLFVLFLGIYILTLTGNLLILLVTRSDPQLHTPMYFFLSHLSFLDFCFFSATVPKLLENLLSQRKTISVEGCLTQVFFGFGTAGMEACLLSVMAYDRYVAICHPLLYGQMMSSQLCKGLVWGSWAFINIFPAMNLDFCRDDSIPHYSCGLPSLFHLSCSDTTINLIVLLFSSALHALGTCLLIFFSYARIVSTILNIISSAGRSKTFSTCYSHLTAVLLFYGSGILRYLMPTSGSPLELVFSVQYSMVTPLVNPLIYSLKNNEVKAAVRRTLKKYLQY, from the coding sequence ATGGCCTTGGGGAACCACAGCACCATCCTCGAGTTCGTCCTCCTTGGACTGTCTGCTGACCCCCATATCCAGGCTCTCCTCTTTGTGCTCTTCCTAGGAATTTACATCCTGACCCTGACAGGGAACCTGTTGATACTGTTGGTCACCAGGTCAGATCCTCAGCtacacacccccatgtacttcttcctgagtcacctctccttcctggatttttgcttcttttctgcCACAGTGCCAAAGCTTCTGGAGAATCTCCTATCTCAGAGGAAAACCATCTCTGTTGAAGGATGCCTGACACAGGTCTTCTTTGGGTTTGGGACTGCAGGCATGGAAGCCTGCCTGCTCtcagtgatggcctatgaccgctatgttgcCATCTGCCACCCTCTGCTCTATGGACAGATGATGAGCAGCCAGCTCTGTAAGGGGTTGGTGTGGGGATCCTGGGCATTCATCAACATTTTTCCAGCTATGAACTTGGACTTCTGTAGAGATGATTCCATCCCCCACTACAGCTGTGGGCTGCCCTCACTCTTCCATCTGTCCTGTTCAGATACCACAATTAATCTTATTGTCCTGCTCTTCTCCAGTGCCCTACATGCACTTGGAACCTGCTTACTGATCTTCTTCTCTTACGCCCGCATTGTCTCCACCATCCTCAACATCATCTCCTCTGCAGGTAGAAGCAAAACCTTCTCCACCTGCTACTCCCACCTCACTGCAGTGCTCCTGTTTTATGGCTCAGGTATTCTTCGTTATCTAATGCCAACTTCAGGATCACCATTGGAGTTGGTCTTCTCTGTACAGTACAGCATGGTTACTCCCTTAGTGAATCCCCTCATCTATAGCCTGAAAAACAATGAAGTGAAAGCAGCTGTGAGAAGGACCTTGAAAAAATATCTTCAGTATTAA